One window from the genome of Ananas comosus cultivar F153 unplaced genomic scaffold, ASM154086v1, whole genome shotgun sequence encodes:
- the LOC109704896 gene encoding uncharacterized protein LOC109704896 yields the protein MVQLQNFFFFITSMVVPRGTAAPVLLKWFVSRDVPTGASSSNGTIIPIPISSFPFVVYLHSRKFIRSMDRAKSGVLVKASRPILLPDKIGRSSSARNALFRFVPLLHFLLIESMGDLSYLESFCGLLCLQFFRTLFSLPRDRSAKRERARRRKGQTLRPNGNDQGRNDKMRCPGHPHIERRVEGFGPVAFPVPPSSSGPCFGGVPPEIGLEALALPMSRLLMAVGHDYYKKVKMNLPISHGGVCIFMLGVLLSCDPVAYVRPVAHASYLFRAGGVNSDSIRVFNPAAEMLS from the coding sequence ATGGTCCAACTACAgaacttcttctttttcattaCTTCCATGGTCGTGCCTCGTGGCACGGCAGCACCCGTACTATTGAAATGGTTCGTCAGTAGAGATGTTCCCACTGGTGCCTCTTCTTCCAATGGTACTATAATTCCTATTCCTATCTCTTCATTCCCTTTTGTGGTCTATCTACATTCCAGGAAATTCATACGCTCCATGGACAGAGCAAAAAGTGGAGTGTTGGTCAAAGCAAGCCGCCCTATTCTATTACCAGACAAAATAGGGAGAAGCTCATCCGCTAGAAATGCTTTATTTCGTTTCGTTCCCCTTCTTCATTTCCTTCTTATCGAATCCATGGGGGACTTGTCATATTTAGAATCTTTCTGCGGTCTGCTCTGTTTACAATTCTTTCGTACTCTCTTCTCTTTACCACGCGATAGGTCAGCGAAGCGTGAGCGGGCGCGGAGAAGGAAAGGCCAAACACTTCGGCCTAACGGGAATGATCAAGGACGAAATGACAAGATGAGGTGCCCCGGGCACCCCCATATAGAAAGAAGGGTCGAAGGTTTTGGGCCTGTAGCTTTCCCCGTCCCCCCCTCGTCGAGTGGTCCTTGTTTTGGGGGTGTGCCACCTGAAATCGGGCTTGAAGCTCTCGCCTTACCAATGAGCCGACTGCTGATGGCTGTTGGTCACGACTACTACAAAAAAGTGAAGATGAATCTTCCTATTTCACATGGAGGAGTGTGCATCTTTATGTTGGGTGTTCTTCTGTCGTGCGACCCGGTGGCTTATGTGCGACCTGTGGCCCACGCCTCCTATTTGTTCAGGGCGGGCGGCGTGAACTCTGATTCGATCCGGGTATTCAATCCCGCCGCTGAGATGCTCAGTTGA